In Tubulanus polymorphus chromosome 2, tnTubPoly1.2, whole genome shotgun sequence, a single window of DNA contains:
- the LOC141900438 gene encoding sulfotransferase 1 family member D1-like isoform X3 — translation MIDKVAKLICVSVVAGGSATLLIWNKKTGSHLKGIHRYRDPSLGEMVSVNGCALPKQVYDSVGKIKAFPVRESDIFVATFPKSGTTWVQEIVYLIESDLDFQTAKSTRIDDRFPFLEFPCPGMKTIGKSASPRFIKTHLPWQLLPDEVYTKKPKIIYVARNAKDVSVSYYHFCRTLTFLNFDGDFTEFFRMFVDGTVSYGPWRDHITDYWEARNEANILYLTYEELQQDVHSVIGKIADFLGKPLNDERIKLIAFHCRFDNMKRNTAINYNWLKEMGIASKESPFMRKGITGDWKNYYSKEMFDEIEDYVDKYVPADLNRRMVVSTAAGRNDKT, via the exons ATGATAGATAAGGTGGCAAAGCTTATATGCGTCAGCGTCGTCGCTGGTGGTAGTGCGACCCTCTTGATATGGAACAAGAAGACTGGTTCTCATCTGAAAGGAATTCATAGATACCGCGATCCAAGTTTGGGGGAAATGGTTTCTGTAAATGGCTGTGCACTTCCTAAACAGGTTTATGATAGTGTCGGAAAAATAAAGGCATTTCCAGTTCGTGAGAGCGATATCTTTGTAGCAACGTTTCCTAAATCTG GAACAACGTGGGTACAAGAAATCGTGTATTTAATAGAATCGGACCTAGATTTCCAGACGGCTAAATCTACGCGTATTGATGATCGCTTCCCGTTCTTGGAGTTCCCCTGTCCTGGAATGAAGACTATTGGCAAATCTGCTTCTCCGCGTTTCATAAAAACGCATCTACCTTGGCAGCTCTTACCCGACGAAGTTTACACTAAGAAGCCAAAG ATAATCTATGTAGCCAGAAATGCGAAAGATGTGTCTGTGTCCTACTACCATTTTTGTCGCACATTGACGTTTCTGAATTTTGACGGCGACTTCACTGAGTTTTTCCGCATGTTCGTCGATGGAACCG tTTCTTACGGACCTTGGCGGGATCACATCACTGATTACTGGGAAGCAAGGAATGAGGCGAATATCTTGTACTTGACCTACGAGGAACTTCAACAG GATGTGCACAGCGTTATCGGGAAGATCGCAGATTTTCTGGGAAAACCGCTGAACGACGAGCGTATAAAGTTAATCGCTTTCCACTGTCGTTTCGACAACATGAAACGCAATACCGCCATCAACTATAATTGGCTTAAAGAAATGGGCATCGCCAGTAAAGAAAGTCCGTTCATGCGAAAAG GCATCACGGGTGATTGGAAAAATTACTATTCAAAAGAGATGTTCGATGAAATTGAAGATTACGTAGACAAATACGTTCCAGCCGACTTGAATCGCCGAATGGTAGTCTCCACGGCCGCTGGTCGAAACGATAAGACTTGA
- the LOC141900438 gene encoding Y+L amino acid transporter 2-like isoform X2: MESAKHSSQSQDGGDVRLKRTIGLRNGIGLIVGMIIGSGIFVSPKGVLQHTGSIGASLLLWTFCGFIALLGAFSYAEIGSVIPVSGGPYVYTLRAFGEFPAFMMMWMMVVIRESVSVAVVAIACGNYIIEPFFPLCGQQPEAAVKLIALIVIIGTVALNCVSVKWATRLQDSLSFTKIIALAAIIIAGVVKLVIDFQVGRTSKFSEPFKGTNYNPGEWGLGFYTGMFSYSGWSSLNYVVEEIKNPNRNLTLAIVISISMVTFLYVMTNLAYFVVLAPDVVLESNAVAVTFGNKLFGVMSWCIPLLVALSTLGSLNGGFVVAPRVIFVAARQGHLPHCLALVSLKYVTPITACIFTGLLTVIVVVFSVDLYKLISYFSFLSTLMLVVPVIGLLYLRWKHPDIPRPVKVHIIVHLSFLFVSVITLILPFYVDPLGVVYGILIVVLTGLPAYWFGVIWKNKPAIIQKLHYNWPSKVVLCRKNRGSRN; the protein is encoded by the exons ATGGAATCCGCTAAACATTCATCGCAATCTCAAGACGGGGGTGATGTCCGTCTGAAACGCACCATAGGATTGAGGAACGGCATAGGCCTTATTGTAGGCATGATAATCGGCAGCGGTATATTCGTCAGTCCGAAGGGCGTTTTGCAACATACGGGTTCAATTGGTGCGTCGCTGCTTCTATGGACGTTCTGCGGATTTATAGCGCTTTTAGGCGCATTCTCGTACGCCGAAATTGGTTCGGTCATCCCCGTGTCCGGTGGTCCATATGTCTACACGTTACGCGCATTCGGGGAGTTTCCAGCGTTTATGATGATGTGGATGATGGTTGTCATTCGTGAATCCGTTAGCGTGGCTGTTGTCGCTATCGCATGCGGGAATTATATCATCGAACCGTTTTTTCCGCTTTGCGGTCAACAACCGGAGGCCGCTGTTAAGCTCATAGCCCTCATCGTGATAA TCGGGACAGTTGCATTAAACTGCGTTAGCGTCAAATGGGCCACGCGGTTGCAGGATAGTTTGTCGTTCACGAAGATTATTGCTTTAGCTGCCATCATAATCGCCGGTGTCGTCAAGTTAGTCATAG acTTTCAGGTGGGGAGAACATCTAAGTTCAGTGAACCTTTCAAAGGAACAAACTACAACCCCGGAGAGTGGGGTCTGGGATTCTATACGGGCATGTTTTCATATTCTGGATG GTCCAGTCTTAACTATGTAGtggaagaaataaaaaatcctAACAG GAATCTTACTTTGGCCATCGTCATATCTATATCGATGGTTACATTCTTATACGTAATGACCAACTTGGCTTATTTCGTTGTGCTAGCGCCGGATGTGGTCTTGGAGTCAAATGCAGTAGCAGTG ACGTTTGGGAACAAGTTATTTGGTGTGATGTCGTGGTGTATACCGTTGCTTGTAGCACTGTCGACGCTGGGGAGCTTGAACGGCGGGTTCGTCGTAGCACCTAG GGTGATTTTCGTCGCAGCGCGACAGGGCCATCTCCCGCACTGCCTGGCATTAGTTAGCCTGAAATATGTTACCCCAATTACTGCATGTATATTTACA GGCCTTTTGACGGTTATTGTAGTGGTTTTCAGTGTCGACCTCTATAAACTGATTTCGTACTTTTCGTTTTTGAGTACGTTAATGCTAGTTGTTCCTGTGATAGGGTTATTGTACCTGAGGTGGAAACACCCAGATATACCTCGTCCAGTCAAG GTGCACATCATCGTTCACTTGAGTTTTTTATTCGTTTCGGTAATAACGCTGATTCTACCATTTTACGTCGATCCACTCGGCGTGGTGTATGGAATACTTATCGTAGTTTTGACGGGATTACCTGCCTACTGGTTTGGGgtcatttggaaaaacaaaccAGCAATTATACAGAA ATTACATTACAATTGGCCTTCAAAAGTTGTTCTTTGCCGCAAAAACAGAGGCTCTCGTAATTGA
- the LOC141900438 gene encoding Y+L amino acid transporter 2-like isoform X1: MESAKHSSQSQDGGDVRLKRTIGLRNGIGLIVGMIIGSGIFVSPKGVLQHTGSIGASLLLWTFCGFIALLGAFSYAEIGSVIPVSGGPYVYTLRAFGEFPAFMMMWMMVVIRESVSVAVVAIACGNYIIEPFFPLCGQQPEAAVKLIALIVIIGTVALNCVSVKWATRLQDSLSFTKIIALAAIIIAGVVKLVIDFQVGRTSKFSEPFKGTNYNPGEWGLGFYTGMFSYSGWSSLNYVVEEIKNPNRNLTLAIVISISMVTFLYVMTNLAYFVVLAPDVVLESNAVAVTFGNKLFGVMSWCIPLLVALSTLGSLNGGFVVAPRVIFVAARQGHLPHCLALVSLKYVTPITACIFTGLLTVIVVVFSVDLYKLISYFSFLSTLMLVVPVIGLLYLRWKHPDIPRPVKVHIIVHLSFLFVSVITLILPFYVDPLGVVYGILIVVLTGLPAYWFGVIWKNKPAIIQKYMHYITIGLQKLFFAAKTEALVIETG, translated from the exons ATGGAATCCGCTAAACATTCATCGCAATCTCAAGACGGGGGTGATGTCCGTCTGAAACGCACCATAGGATTGAGGAACGGCATAGGCCTTATTGTAGGCATGATAATCGGCAGCGGTATATTCGTCAGTCCGAAGGGCGTTTTGCAACATACGGGTTCAATTGGTGCGTCGCTGCTTCTATGGACGTTCTGCGGATTTATAGCGCTTTTAGGCGCATTCTCGTACGCCGAAATTGGTTCGGTCATCCCCGTGTCCGGTGGTCCATATGTCTACACGTTACGCGCATTCGGGGAGTTTCCAGCGTTTATGATGATGTGGATGATGGTTGTCATTCGTGAATCCGTTAGCGTGGCTGTTGTCGCTATCGCATGCGGGAATTATATCATCGAACCGTTTTTTCCGCTTTGCGGTCAACAACCGGAGGCCGCTGTTAAGCTCATAGCCCTCATCGTGATAA TCGGGACAGTTGCATTAAACTGCGTTAGCGTCAAATGGGCCACGCGGTTGCAGGATAGTTTGTCGTTCACGAAGATTATTGCTTTAGCTGCCATCATAATCGCCGGTGTCGTCAAGTTAGTCATAG acTTTCAGGTGGGGAGAACATCTAAGTTCAGTGAACCTTTCAAAGGAACAAACTACAACCCCGGAGAGTGGGGTCTGGGATTCTATACGGGCATGTTTTCATATTCTGGATG GTCCAGTCTTAACTATGTAGtggaagaaataaaaaatcctAACAG GAATCTTACTTTGGCCATCGTCATATCTATATCGATGGTTACATTCTTATACGTAATGACCAACTTGGCTTATTTCGTTGTGCTAGCGCCGGATGTGGTCTTGGAGTCAAATGCAGTAGCAGTG ACGTTTGGGAACAAGTTATTTGGTGTGATGTCGTGGTGTATACCGTTGCTTGTAGCACTGTCGACGCTGGGGAGCTTGAACGGCGGGTTCGTCGTAGCACCTAG GGTGATTTTCGTCGCAGCGCGACAGGGCCATCTCCCGCACTGCCTGGCATTAGTTAGCCTGAAATATGTTACCCCAATTACTGCATGTATATTTACA GGCCTTTTGACGGTTATTGTAGTGGTTTTCAGTGTCGACCTCTATAAACTGATTTCGTACTTTTCGTTTTTGAGTACGTTAATGCTAGTTGTTCCTGTGATAGGGTTATTGTACCTGAGGTGGAAACACCCAGATATACCTCGTCCAGTCAAG GTGCACATCATCGTTCACTTGAGTTTTTTATTCGTTTCGGTAATAACGCTGATTCTACCATTTTACGTCGATCCACTCGGCGTGGTGTATGGAATACTTATCGTAGTTTTGACGGGATTACCTGCCTACTGGTTTGGGgtcatttggaaaaacaaaccAGCAATTATACAGAAGTATATGC ATTACATTACAATTGGCCTTCAAAAGTTGTTCTTTGCCGCAAAAACAGAGGCTCTCGTAATTGAGACCGGCTGA